Genomic window (bacterium):
GCAGATACTATTGGATTAACCGGCAAAGCATTAAGAGGATGCTGGAGATTCTGGTTCAGAGCATTAATAGGTGGGCTAATAGATAATATTGAACCAAAAAAATTGTTAGAACTTGAAAGCAAAATATTTGGGTCTGCAGATGATAAAGTTGGGGCAAAATTTAGAATTTATTTACAAGAACTCGGTCAACGAGAAAAAATCGAAGCTTATGTGGGATTTAAATATACAGAAGGCCGTAAAAGAGGAGAAGAAGCAAAATCTGAAGGTTATAAAGAAGGGATTGAATATAAAATAACAATCATTCCAAGAAAAGAAGAATTCCCAAAAGAAATTCTTCTTTCTGCAATCTGGCTTTGGGCTAATCTTGGGGGTGTTGGGCAAAGAGCCAGAAGAGGTTTTGGATCACCTGCAATTGAATTGATTGATAAGATTGCCAATCCTTTCAAAACTGAAAATCTCGAATTACATACAAAATCAGAATTCCAAACGTCAGAAGAAATAAAAGGACATCTAACTGACGGACTAAAAAAAGTTTGGCAAATTTTTGAACAATGGATTCCTAATAATAGTGGACATAAAATTACGGGAGATATATCAAAAAATGATGAACCTGCAAATGCTAATTATTTCATTTTAAAGAGTATAAAACAGATAGGGGTTGGTAATGAGGTGTTTAGTGATTTGAAAGAGGCAATTGAAGCTATTCACGGAAATCACAATTGTGATGAGCTGGGCTGGGTAGATTTACATAATAATAAACCTTCGAAACGTATGGCTTCACCTGTTTTAACAAGATTATACAAGGTTAATAGTGGTTTTATTCCTATTATTACTTGGTGTAACCAAAACGGTGTATTACCGAATTGCAACAGTCCAACGGGTTGTGTACAACTTTATCTTAAGAAAGCAAAGTTTGATAATAGTAGCTGGCTTACTGGGAGTCCAAATGAGTAAAGATATTTTTGAAAAGTTATCAAAAAAATTTGGTAATGATAAAAATCTTTATCTTTTAAATGTTTCAATCGGTCCTGTCCAAGAATTTATTAAAGAAGCAAGGAAAACAAAAGATTTATGGACAGGAAGTTACCTCTTATCTCAAATTGCATATCAAACCATGAGGCCAATCCTTGAACATTTTAATAAAGATGTATTTATTTATCCCAGGATT
Coding sequences:
- the cmr1 gene encoding type III-B CRISPR module RAMP protein Cmr1, yielding MEKLTDALKVIEFKIKFITPLLIHGENSRADTIGLTGKALRGCWRFWFRALIGGLIDNIEPKKLLELESKIFGSADDKVGAKFRIYLQELGQREKIEAYVGFKYTEGRKRGEEAKSEGYKEGIEYKITIIPRKEEFPKEILLSAIWLWANLGGVGQRARRGFGSPAIELIDKIANPFKTENLELHTKSEFQTSEEIKGHLTDGLKKVWQIFEQWIPNNSGHKITGDISKNDEPANANYFILKSIKQIGVGNEVFSDLKEAIEAIHGNHNCDELGWVDLHNNKPSKRMASPVLTRLYKVNSGFIPIITWCNQNGVLPNCNSPTGCVQLYLKKAKFDNSSWLTGSPNE